From the Lathyrus oleraceus cultivar Zhongwan6 chromosome 3, CAAS_Psat_ZW6_1.0, whole genome shotgun sequence genome, the window ATCCTTGGATGATTGGTGTCGGTGAATCATTGTCTTTCTGAAGGAGGAATGGATAGGGTGAGTTTTCTGGTTACCATGCATGTAATGCAAATGAATGAATGCATATGTTAGGGATAGAATGCAAATAATTATGAATCATCCATAGATTCAAAATACTGACGGTATAACAACCCAAGTTTAAAGCTTCGATATATGTCCAGCAATGCAATAACATAGCTTAACAACACTAATAGTCTGGATAATCTATGTATACTGCCTAATGCAGGATCAATAGTCCGACGTCCATGAGAATAAAGGTATATAGTGTCTATGGTTTCCTACACAAAAAAaccatatccccctcacaggtagGTTCTAGTCTTCAAAGGCAACCTAAGAGCTTCCTAGAGTCAACGACCCATTTTGAGATTCCATTGCCTTAGACGAATGACTCATCGGACAATGATGCTCCtaaaaggatctactctaggtCTGACGTCTCATGTCAACCTTGATCGCAGAATAACTCCACGGAGGTCAAACACGACTCTAGTCACATTGCTATCCTGTGTATGTACTCATgctcgggtatagagcttcaCTCATGTAGTATCAACCCCAACCCAATAGAGAGTATAAAAGATAATAACCATACCAATATCTAAAACAATAAGAAATGCGATAAATAAAGCGAgttgatcagtgcattttgatgcaaattcttctatatttatacttatgcatttccatgttttagtttggttatttttcccttttaatgtgtttttataatttatcttatttttacacttatttgtttttcgcagtttattttcagcattagcagtctgcgggaataaattcataactggagctaggagtatcggatcgagGCGCAATACCAGttgttggaaagctaagagaaagagatacgactttcatgaagaagtcagaagctaatttggactgtagcatggttgaaaaatccgttgaagccttcagcactagatttatattttgtgttgggttatttagtttgggcctgagttatgttttgaccaaattaggtttattctacttttcctataaccCGAGCAGCTGAAAACAGTAGACGGCATCACTATTCACAAAAATTTGAAAGCTTGtacgaattccatggagaactaatccctctgattcgatctgccgtaattcaggtccaaaaacttgagattattataatgttaattttagtttaattcctttcaatgatattttgtgttcttgtatgcttaattcgattgcatgaaatatactgattcaatttggttgattgtatgatcctaacataggcacgtcacgtttgcttaattcgtttttgtgtctgatcaatcatgtttgcttaatccatgaaaacttatcccgtttgcttaattcggacaataagatcatacatctcacaaacttcatcgtgcttgtcattgagtttgtatccaaataggaatagataatccgcttagggtattaaaattatattaaccgatgatagtaggaactgaatcggtagattgaattatttcataatcacttatttcataatagcttatttcaagaattgcttttaataatcattttttcttaatcgaacaccaaaccaagcaacccccccccccttaattcgatttacctttggataataataatcaagaatccttgtgagaatgatatccgagttaaaattgtcgccgtactacgtttttgaaaaacactcgttttgacccgcgtgcgacagcggatcaaattgatgtcgttgccggggattcttgtagattttaaccattattataatttaactattattatagtcataggtgttgtgttttaacatttttttaCCCTAATTTTCTTGTGTTTTAGTGTTTTTGCGTTTTAggataaaaaaaatctatttttttaagaaaatcgtttcaaattattctgattctttgtcgattaactaggaaaaaatcaaggatcaaaagcctctatttagcGACTAAATAGTGGAAGTCATCCTAAAAAcccgaaattccttatttttctattttttatgattttttttctgcttcgatagttttagaaaattccgaaaaaaatctcaaaaattttaattgacgtcattagattaatttcggtgttagtttatttttctgaatttattttaatcgttttccttcattgtgtttgtttttgactatggctgaccaaagaactttaaggcagttagatgtccctgatgtgaattataatggcCTGTGTGTTGAATATCCTGAAGCTGACACTCCTTTTGAACTAAAATCTGGTATGatacacttgttgccaaagtttaatggtcttgcaggtgaggatccaTATAAACATCTCAAAGAATTCCAGGTTGTGTGCTCTACACTATTGAGGCCTGAAGGAATAACTGAAGACCATATcaaacttcgagcttttccttttcCATTGCAGGGTGCAACAAAGGATTggatatattatcttgagccaaattcGATCACAAGCTGGAATGCTCTGAAAAAAGTGTTCTTAGAGAGATATTTTCCTGCCTCCAGAGCTACCTCGATAAGAAAggagatttgtggtattagacagAGTAATGAGTCATTGGccgagtattgggagagattTAAACACTTGGTATCCAGCGGCCATCAACACTAGATCACCGAGCAACTACTCATCCAGTACTTTTATGAGGGTTTGATACCGATGGATAGGAAtattcttgatgctgctagtggtggagcacttgttgataagactccaGATGCTGCCAAATCCCTTATCGAAAATATGTCCCTTAATTCCCAATAGTTCACTACTAGAGACAATTATGTGCAAAGCAAAGGCGTGAATCAAATTCAGGTTTCTTCCAACAAATCTTTAGAGACCAGAGTTGACGAGCTCATTACCTTAGTCAAACAACTGGCAGTAGCAAAACCTCAAACAACAACAAtgtgtggtatttgtacttctcatgagcatccgaccgatacttgtcctattctgagagacgagtccattactgagctgcctcaagcttatgcagccaacctttacaatcaaaacaggtacaataatactcctgacctgtccaccaacaagtaccatcccaattggaggaaccatcccaaccttcAATATGGAAACCCACAACAGAACCCACCTCAAGTGGCCGCCCATGCACCTTTCGGACCATCCttagaagatcttgtcaaacaaatggccgccaacaatctccaattccaacaaaggaccgattctatcattcagaccttgaacacgcaaatgggacaacttgctactcaaataaataacatgcaagcccaAGGGTCGAACCAGCTTCCAGCCCAAACAGTTGTCAATCCAAGGGATTCTAATACTAATGTGAGTGCGATTTCGTTGAGATTTGGAAAGGCTACAGAAACAACCCCCccaaaaaattaaaaaattattgaGGTAACATCTAAACCTGAACCTACTCCATCTGAACCTGTTTTatctgaaaaaattaaagaaaaggagtatgtgccaccagtcctctttccacatagagttctgaaaaataaaagaattgaggagggagacaaGGAAAGAGAGATATTGGATGTTTTTAGAAAAGTTGCAGTAAATATTTCGCTTCTTGATGTAATTAAACAGGTtcctaagtatgcaaagtttctgaaggATTTGTGTACAAATAAGAGGAGGATTAAAGGAAGTGAGAGAGTTAACTTGGGAAGAAATATTTCTGCTTTTATTCAGCCCAAGCCTTCATCTGAAAAAGTTACAGGCGAGAAAAATGTTTCAGCCATCACTCAACTCTTGCCACAAAAGCAGAAGGATCCGGGAACTTTTACTGTCCCTTGTACCATCGGGGATAGTAAATTCgagaattgcatgcttgatttgggagcgggCATTAGTGTTATACctacttctatttataataaccttaatcttggtcctttgcagcatacagGTTTGATCGTCCAATTGACGAACAAGAGCAATGCACGCCTGACTAGCGTAGTGGAAGATGTCCTTGTCCAAGTTAATGATTtaatttttcctgcagatttttacattctggacatggaaggagagactaagacaagcagagctcccatcattttaggcagaccgttcatgaaaaccgcgaagataaaaattgatgttgacgatggaaccatgtccatggaattttgtgacattgtcgcaaaatttaacattttcgatgccatgaaacaccCCTTGGAAGAGCATTCCGTTTTTCATATGGAATTGATATCTGAGCTGGTTTAGGACACTTGTTCTGAtttattttcacttgattttcctTCTTTATCTGGTTTcgatgatatttactcatgtgttgattgtactgacactaacctttgtgttgtgtgtgttgagattgatgctgccttgcagcCTGATACATTTCCTATAGGTGAAGTTGTTGCCGATGAAGCTGTTTTTGGAGTTGatgctcttgacatcccggctgccccaagCATTCCAAAGATCGAGCAACCCCCGTCTTTAGAGCTGAAACAACTCCCTGAAAACCTGAAATACgcttatttggagactaatgaaAAACTCCTTGTTATTATTTATTCTAACCTTGATTTTGATCAGGAAGAAAAGCTTATGCAGGTTTTAAAGAAGCACAAGAAGGCAATCGGGTGGACATTAGCCGACCTCCCAGGTATTAGTCCGTCGATGTGCATGCACATGATATTACTTGAGGACGGAGCGAAAATAGTAAGGCAGCCCCAAaggaggcttaatcctttgattcttgatgttgtgaagaAGGAGGTAACCAAACTCTTGCAAGCAGGTGTCATTTATCCTATCTCTGACAGTAAATGGGTAAGCCCAGTGCAGGATGTACCTAAGAAATCAGGACTCACAATggtaaaaaatgaaaagaatgaacttgtTCCCACTAAAGTTCAGAACAACTTGAGAGTTTGTATTGATTACAGGAGATTGAACCAGGCTACGAGAAAGAATCACTTTCCTTTAccgttcattgaccaaatgcttgaacggcttgctggtaaatcacattattattttcttgatggtttttcaggttactttcagattcatatttgaaattctggtatcagatataagatgtcgaaggtaatgtcacgacactgatatctgctaacacacaatggataaataaacagaatggtaaagcaaatcacacaagcaattgttaacccagttcggtgcaactcacctacatctgggggctaccaagccaggaaggaaattcactaaaatagaattagttcaatgactctccgtacacttcaacaagttacagtctttctcacctaatctctacccataCAATTTCTtcctaagcactcttagatatgagaacccactcatTTCCCTTACAATCAtacaccagtgattttaaacaacattcccttgagaaaagaaaatacttttcaattacacactcttgattttacttcacagtttcaatcaagaagacacactcttgatcttgcttcacaactttgatcaagaagacacacactcttgcttaacagctttagagtggcaaattacaaccacaaatcagtccaattcaatcatcaatggatgacttgaatgacctacaagtcttacgactaaacagacacaaaccctagctctctctctatatttctctcagtcttggttgtgtgtttaaacaggttttctaagtccctttttatagaagcattctgctgggcttggacatattgaaaaccctaaatctattttccaatcaaatctttttataacaactggttagatctctttggaaaataaataaaacaggttgtaatccatgattgaatgcgccaactaatcatatcttcaatcatacatagattgccattaattgtgcaatcacaaaacactagacattcatactgaatgttctgtgtacaggatgtcatgacatcgggtctgacatcctagaaaaatcctgcataatccaataattccttttataactttcagcaggtacaaccatatcaaatgtcatgaccttgtgtatgtcatctaaaacaatcctgcatgaacatgtcttttCTTTTAAGCTCtagcaggtacatccaatatcagaagccatggcattgtatatggcattctaaaacaatcctgcatgcacatgttcttgaactccagcaggtacataggatgtcttatgttaagacatcacacatgacatcttgtgaactctctctgttttaccaaaattgctgccaacacttagaatcaacaaactccccctttggcaaattttggctaaaacatatatctgtcctttttgttcacaaggtaaattatcagcagttaaacaacttatcagtagtttaatcagcagcagaagcaataACAATTACTAGATATAactactagtaatacacacatgcacaagggtacttctcctccccctaaatctgtgcaacaaacaacagaattactagttatggatgcaactaaTAAGACACACAAAggcacaatgcacaagggtacttcttctccccctaaatctgtgcattcatcaaataacagctactgtaactccagcacctgtaccagccagaatgtcattctgacatctgcttcaacatcagcCTGTACACCATATCAGACATTCTCTTTGACATCTGAAAACAGAATAACAATCTGTTTTAACAGCTGTGCAATTCCTTTAATAATAACTGTCCTCCAGATCAGCCACACTCTCACATCTCCCAGCTCCacatacttctccccctttttagtcaaaattgaccaaaggtgaccaattcTCATAACATCTTCACACCCGTCACATCCTTCACTACACCATACCTCACAATACTTCATACTCTCTTTGTGAGGGCTATCCACAgactcctttgattgctatagattctcatacacacatatccccaattttcctcttaaacattcaaattgattggcatccaaagcttttgtgaatatgtcagctaattgcctctctgtaggaacatgctccagtgctatgatcttctcacaagttctctgatgaagtgatgcctgatatcaatgtgctttgtcctgctgtgctgaataggattcttggaaatatttatagcactcaggttatcacagtataatgtcatgacttcttgtgtgacattgtattcagacaatatttgtttcatccagaccagttgagaacaactacttccagctgctatgtattcagcttcagtagtggatagagatacacagttttgtttcttgctgaaccatgaaatcagattgttccctaagaagaaacatcctcctgatgtgcttttcctatcatcagcactcccagcccagtctgcatcacagtatccagtcaacatagatccagatccatgagtatataacatcccatagtcactagtgccattgacatatttcagtattctcttcacttggtttatgtgactgacttttagttcaacttgatatctagcacacacCAACAGaaaatgcaatgtcaggtctgcttgctgtgagatatagcagacttcttatcatgcttctgtatagactttgatctacactgacaccattttcatctttggagatttttacatgtgtaggagcaggtgttcttttatggctatcattctccatgccaaacttcttcacaatgtttttggcatacttcctttgagataaaaagatagagtcttccatctgtttgacttgtagcccaagaaagtaggtcagttctccaacaaggctcatctcaaactcagattgcatttgtctaacaaaatattcaaccatctgttctgacattccaccaaatacaatgtcatctacatatatttgtgccaccatgagcttccctccttcattcttcacaaacagagttttgtcaatacctcctttcctgtatccattgtcagtgaggaacactgtgagtctctcataccaagccctgggagcttgttttaacccatagagggctttcttcagtctgtacacatgttgtggaagatttggatctgaGAAGCCTTTAGGTTGTTgaacatatacttcttcatttaggtagccatttagaaaggcactttttacatccatctgaaatagtttgaatttcagaatacatgccactccaagtaataatctaatggactcaaggcgagctacaggagcaaaagtttcatcaaagtcaactccttcaacttgagtgtatccttgagctactaatctagccttgtttttagtaacaaccccttgttcatcagatttattcttatatacccactttgtacctatgacatttactccttcaggtctaggaaccaattcccatacttcattcctcttgaattggcctaactcttcttgcatggcattgatccagaactcatcagtcaaggcttccttgatatttctgggttcaatctttgacacaaagcaaccatgtgagataacttcccttgatctagtagtgactcctttatctgggtctcctatgataaggtctttgggatgatccttctgaattctgatggagggtcccttattgattttgtcatcttcaagttcagcttgaggaggttcttcttccttattcttgtctgagaagtcagctggAGTATCATTCAGggatgtctcgacatcgtctgtgacatcagtctgttggtcatcaaccacaacattaatggattccatcaacacattagttctggaattgaagaccctgtatgctctgctgtttgttgaatagcccaaaaatattccttcatcacttttgggatccatcttccttctttgctcacgatcagccaagatatagcatttgctCCCAAATACATGAAAGTATTTGACTGTAGTTTTTCTTCCTTTCTagacttcataaagggttgtgggagcccctttctttaatgtcactctgttgtgaacatagcaggctgtgttcatggctttagcccaaaaatgatagggcaatttcttagcatgaatcatagctctggctgattcttgaagagtcctattttttctttccaccacaccattttgctggggagtgatgggagatgagaactcatgatgaattccttctgaagagcagaattcagcaaatttgctgttctcaaacacctttccatgatcacttctaattttgacaacaagactttctttttccctttgaagttttAGACACAGCTCCTTAAatacttcaaatacatcagatttttctcttataaaattgatccaggtgtatctggagaaatcatccaccaccacatatgcacatttcttcccaccaaggctttctacttgcatgggtcccatcaagtccatatgaagtagttccaggactttggtagttgtgtcatgtctgagcttctggtgtgacatccttgtttgttttccaatctgacattctccacagatttttccctcatcaatctttaagttgggaattcctctaacagcttcaactgatatgattctcttcatacctttcaggtgcagatggcccaatctttgatgccatatcttcacttcttcttctttggctaaggtacacattgaagagtatccagtttcttgagatctccacatgtagcagttgtctttggacctaactcccttcatgattactttattttctttgttagtaatcagacattcagttcttgtgaagtttacattcagaccttgatcacatagttgactgatgttgataagattagcagttaatcccttaacaagtaggacatcatccaggtcaggaactccagggcaatccagcctacccattcccttgatttcaccttttgcaccatcaccaaaggtaacataacttATGGCATGATGATGAAGTTCAGTCAGTTGGTTTTTGTTCCCggtcatatgtctggagcaaccactgtcaaaataccaatcttctttggctgaaactctaagggaagtgtgagctattagacttgtgacctttgtcttaagaacccattgctttttgttaACAGTCTTGTGATGTTTGGACCTTGATTGGTGTTGAGACTGAACAGGGCCAGGATAACCATATAGtttatagcagaagggcttcaggtggccaaattttccacagtattggcatttccatATTTGATGTTTTCCTGtctgctgttgtgacatctgatgtgacatcttaggtttggattttggtttgcaactagtgtcactgcactcagccttgaatccaatgccagatttgtttcctgttatttggccagtctgGAGAATATTGTCTAGGATGGCAGATCCATTattaagcattcttacatacttagtcatctcttctagtttggaattcaagaatacaactTCAGCTTCCAATTTTGAGATGATTTCGACATgctcttccttttcatttttcagctgagctatcactttcttctgtctttcaacttgtctgcacactcctgcactTCTGTGGCACCACTCTTTGTATGTAGTGGCCAGTTCTTTAAAGGTTCTTTtatcatcaattgactcttcctcagacccccatcttcctgtcaatgcagtcacatggtttgtagcttcttcagtttcacttccatcagaccaagaggccacaagactcctcttttgtttcttgaggtaggtcccacgttcagttttaatatgaccatatccattacactcatagcattgaaattctttgggcttttcttcagactttgttttcttaccaaagctgttggttttactgatgtcagatgtgatgtttttgacattgccctttgctctcacatctacctttctcattagtctgttgaactgtcttcccagcattgctatctcattttccagatcttcatca encodes:
- the LOC127130003 gene encoding uncharacterized protein LOC127130003 is translated as MQAQGSNQLPAQTVVNPRDSNTNVPKYAKFLKDLCTNKRRIKGSERVNLGRNISAFIQPKPSSEKVTGEKNVSAITQLLPQKQKDPGTFTVPCTIGDSKFENCMLDLGAGISVIPTSIYNNLNLGPLQHTGLIVQLTNKSNARLTSVVEDVLVQIDAALQPDTFPIGEVVADEAVFGVDALDIPAAPSIPKIEQPPSLELKQLPENLKYAYLETNEKLLVIIYSNLDFDQEEKLMQVLKKHKKAIGWTLADLPGISPSMCMHMILLEDGAKIVRQPQRRLNPLILDVVKKEVTKLLQAGVIYPISDSKWVSPVQDVPKKSGLTMVKNEKNELVPTKVQNNLRVWNCIGSYNFRKSSVDLAKIDVISTLPYPSCIRKIRSFLGHAGFYRRFIKDFSKIALPLLNLLKNDVTFNFDDKCKQAFDFLKKALTSAPIIQPPDWTLPFEIMCDASNYAVGVVLEQRVDRAAHVVYYASRTLDSAQSNYTTIDLFMLIILMLLEFEMVEY